A genomic region of Pseudomonas frederiksbergensis contains the following coding sequences:
- a CDS encoding lactate permease LctP family transporter, whose protein sequence is MQTWQQLYSPLGSLGLSALAAVIPIVFFFLALAVFRLKGHVAGSITLALSILVAIVAFQMPVDMAFAAAGYGFAYGLWPIAWIIVAAVFLYKLTVKSGQFEVIRSSVLSITDDQRLQVLLIGFCFGAFLEGAAGFGAPVAITAALLVGLGFNPLYAAGLCLIANTAPVAFGALGIPIIVAGQVTGIDAFKIGAMAGRQLPLLSVFVPFWLVFMMDGLRGVKETWPAALVAGLSFAVTQFFTSNFIGPELPDITSALVSLICLTLFLKVWQPKRSFAEATASVGAASVRSVGGFGQPRTTQPSPYSFGEIFKAWSPFLILTALVTIWTLKPFKAMFAAGGSMYSWVFNFAIPHLDQLVIKTAPIVAAPTAIPAVFKLDPISATGTAIFFSALISMLILKINFKIGITTLKETFFELRWPILSIGMVLAFAFVTNYSGMSSTMALVLAATGAAFPFFSPFLGWLGVFLTGSDTSSNALFSSLQATTAHQIGVNDVLLVAANTSGGVTGKMISPQSIAVACAATGLVGKESDLFRFTLKHSLFFATIVGLITLAQAYWFTGMLVH, encoded by the coding sequence ATGCAAACCTGGCAACAGCTTTACAGCCCGCTCGGCAGTCTCGGCTTGTCCGCGCTCGCGGCCGTTATCCCCATCGTATTTTTCTTCCTGGCTCTGGCCGTGTTCCGCCTCAAAGGACACGTCGCCGGGAGCATCACGCTGGCGTTGTCGATTCTGGTGGCGATCGTTGCCTTCCAGATGCCTGTCGACATGGCCTTCGCCGCGGCTGGCTATGGATTTGCCTACGGACTGTGGCCAATTGCCTGGATCATCGTGGCGGCGGTGTTCCTCTACAAATTGACAGTCAAGAGCGGCCAGTTCGAAGTGATCCGCAGCTCGGTGCTGTCGATTACCGACGACCAGCGCCTGCAAGTGCTACTGATCGGTTTCTGCTTCGGCGCGTTCCTGGAAGGTGCCGCCGGATTCGGCGCACCCGTGGCGATTACCGCCGCGCTGCTCGTAGGACTGGGTTTCAACCCTCTGTACGCCGCCGGCCTGTGCCTGATTGCCAACACTGCGCCCGTGGCTTTCGGCGCACTGGGAATTCCGATCATCGTCGCCGGCCAGGTAACGGGCATCGACGCGTTCAAGATCGGTGCCATGGCGGGCCGCCAACTGCCGCTGTTGTCGGTGTTCGTGCCGTTCTGGCTGGTGTTCATGATGGACGGCCTGCGCGGCGTCAAGGAGACCTGGCCGGCAGCATTGGTGGCGGGGTTGAGCTTTGCCGTCACCCAGTTCTTCACCTCGAACTTCATCGGCCCCGAACTACCGGACATCACCTCGGCACTGGTCAGCCTGATCTGCCTGACCCTGTTCCTCAAGGTCTGGCAGCCCAAGCGCTCGTTCGCCGAAGCGACCGCCAGCGTCGGTGCCGCAAGCGTGAGAAGCGTCGGAGGCTTCGGTCAACCGCGTACGACCCAACCTTCACCGTACAGCTTCGGCGAGATCTTCAAGGCCTGGTCGCCGTTCCTGATCCTCACCGCGCTGGTCACCATTTGGACCCTCAAGCCTTTCAAGGCAATGTTCGCCGCCGGCGGTTCGATGTACAGCTGGGTGTTCAACTTCGCCATCCCGCACCTTGATCAACTGGTGATCAAGACCGCCCCGATCGTAGCCGCCCCGACCGCCATTCCCGCGGTATTCAAACTCGACCCGATTTCGGCGACCGGCACGGCGATTTTCTTCTCCGCACTGATCTCGATGCTGATCCTGAAGATCAATTTCAAAATTGGTATTACCACCTTAAAAGAAACCTTCTTTGAGCTGCGCTGGCCTATTCTGTCGATCGGCATGGTGCTGGCCTTCGCCTTCGTCACCAACTATTCAGGTATGTCGTCGACCATGGCGCTGGTGCTGGCAGCCACCGGCGCGGCCTTCCCGTTCTTCTCGCCATTCCTCGGTTGGCTGGGTGTGTTTCTGACCGGTTCGGACACCTCGTCCAACGCCCTGTTCAGCTCGCTGCAAGCGACCACTGCACACCAGATCGGCGTTAACGACGTGCTGTTGGTGGCGGCGAACACCAGCGGTGGCGTGACCGGCAAGATGATCTCGCCACAATCGATCGCCGTGGCCTGCGCCGCGACCGGCCTGGTGGGCAAGGAATCCGATCTGTTCCGCTTCACCCTCAAGCACAGCCTATTCTTTGCCACTATTGTTGGCCTGATTACGCTGGCCCAGGCCTACTGGTTTACCGGCATGCTGGTGCATTAA
- a CDS encoding (Fe-S)-binding protein: MSELFYNAVPNATRVAPPLPEPRQYPSEKPQRVYLFGTCVVDLFYPEAGMDAIHLLEREGIRVEYPQGQSCCGQPAYTSGYTEQARTVARSQLALFAGDYPVVVPSGSCAGMLREHYADLFKDEPDTLKQVQSLAARTYELAEFLLFVCKVQLKDSGEPVKVALHTSCSARREMNTHLHGRELLSQLSNVERVDHDHESECCGFGGTFSVRMPDISGAMVADKTKALKESGAHTVLSADCGCLMNINGSLEKQNEALRGQHLASFLWQRIGGAS; this comes from the coding sequence ATGAGCGAGCTTTTTTACAACGCTGTGCCGAACGCGACCCGAGTCGCCCCGCCACTGCCTGAACCGCGCCAATACCCCAGCGAGAAACCGCAGCGGGTCTACCTGTTTGGCACGTGTGTGGTCGACCTGTTTTATCCCGAAGCCGGGATGGACGCGATTCACTTGCTCGAACGCGAAGGCATTCGCGTGGAGTACCCGCAAGGGCAAAGCTGCTGCGGACAACCGGCTTACACCTCGGGTTACACCGAACAGGCCCGGACCGTGGCGCGCTCGCAATTGGCGCTGTTCGCCGGAGACTATCCGGTGGTGGTGCCTTCGGGCTCCTGCGCGGGAATGCTCCGTGAACATTACGCTGACTTATTCAAGGACGAGCCGGACACGTTGAAACAGGTCCAGTCCCTGGCGGCGCGGACCTATGAGCTGGCCGAGTTTCTGCTGTTCGTCTGCAAGGTGCAGCTCAAGGACAGCGGCGAGCCGGTCAAAGTGGCGCTGCACACCTCGTGCTCGGCACGGCGTGAGATGAACACCCACTTGCATGGCCGCGAGTTATTGTCGCAGCTGAGCAACGTGGAACGGGTTGATCACGACCACGAAAGCGAATGCTGTGGCTTTGGTGGGACATTCAGCGTCCGAATGCCAGACATTTCCGGTGCGATGGTCGCTGACAAGACCAAAGCCCTGAAGGAATCCGGCGCACACACGGTGCTAAGTGCCGACTGTGGCTGTTTGATGAACATCAACGGTTCGTTGGAAAAACAGAACGAAGCGTTGCGCGGTCAACATCTGGCCAGCTTCCTCTGGCAGCGTATTGGAGGTGCTTCATGA
- a CDS encoding LutB/LldF family L-lactate oxidation iron-sulfur protein codes for MSTPTLIPTVAVSEDFRTRAHEALGDTQLRNNFRSAMDSLMAKRAASFSDAFEREHLRALGNAIRARALSKLPDLLEQLEQNLTRNGVTVHWAETVDEANGIVLSIIRAHEARQVIKGKSMVSEEMEMNHVLAEQGIECLESDMGEFIVQLDHEKPSHIIMPAIHKNAGQVASLFHDKLGVEYTKDVDQLIQIGRKVLRQKFFEADIGVSGVNFAVAETGTLLLVENEGNGRMSTTVPPVHIAVTGIEKVVENLRDVVPLLSLLTRSALGQPITTYVNMISGPRKEHELDGPQEVHLVLIDNGRSQAFADSELRQTLNCIRCGACMNHCPVYTRIGGHAYGEVYPGPIGKIITPHLVGLAKVPDHPSASSLCGACGEVCPVKIPIPALLRRLREENVKAPDSPHQVMRGQGSKYSRKERFIWNAWAKLNSSPTLYRLFGFFATRLRALTPNNIGPWTQNHSAPKPAARSLHDMAREHLAKQGDRR; via the coding sequence ATGAGCACGCCTACGCTGATTCCGACTGTTGCCGTGTCGGAAGATTTTCGCACCCGGGCTCACGAGGCGTTGGGTGACACGCAACTGCGAAACAACTTTCGCAGTGCGATGGATTCACTGATGGCAAAGCGGGCAGCGTCTTTCAGCGATGCCTTTGAGCGAGAACACTTACGCGCCCTGGGCAATGCTATTCGTGCCCGCGCGTTATCCAAGTTGCCCGACCTGCTCGAGCAACTGGAACAGAACCTGACCCGCAACGGTGTGACAGTGCACTGGGCGGAAACGGTGGACGAGGCCAATGGCATCGTCTTATCGATCATCCGTGCTCACGAGGCGCGGCAAGTGATCAAGGGCAAATCGATGGTCAGCGAAGAGATGGAGATGAACCATGTCCTCGCTGAACAAGGCATTGAATGCCTTGAGTCGGACATGGGCGAGTTCATCGTCCAGCTCGACCACGAGAAGCCTTCACATATCATTATGCCGGCGATCCACAAGAATGCCGGTCAGGTCGCGTCCTTGTTCCACGACAAACTTGGCGTGGAGTACACCAAGGACGTTGACCAACTCATTCAGATTGGTCGCAAGGTCTTGCGGCAGAAATTCTTCGAAGCTGACATCGGCGTCTCTGGCGTCAACTTCGCCGTGGCCGAAACCGGCACCCTGCTGCTGGTGGAAAACGAAGGCAACGGGCGCATGTCGACCACAGTGCCGCCGGTACACATCGCCGTCACCGGGATCGAGAAAGTCGTCGAAAATCTGCGGGACGTTGTACCGCTGCTATCGCTGCTGACACGCTCGGCCCTCGGCCAGCCAATCACCACCTACGTCAACATGATCTCCGGCCCGCGCAAAGAACATGAACTCGACGGCCCGCAAGAAGTGCACCTGGTATTGATCGACAACGGTCGCAGCCAGGCCTTTGCCGACAGCGAACTGCGCCAGACCCTGAACTGCATCCGCTGCGGTGCCTGCATGAACCATTGCCCGGTTTACACGCGCATCGGCGGTCATGCCTATGGCGAAGTTTATCCAGGCCCGATCGGCAAGATCATCACCCCGCACCTGGTCGGCCTGGCGAAAGTCCCGGACCACCCGAGCGCCTCGTCGCTGTGCGGTGCCTGCGGTGAAGTCTGCCCGGTAAAAATTCCGATCCCGGCACTGCTGCGCCGCCTACGCGAAGAAAACGTCAAAGCCCCTGACAGTCCTCATCAAGTGATGCGCGGCCAGGGCAGCAAGTACTCGCGCAAAGAGCGCTTCATCTGGAACGCCTGGGCGAAGCTCAACAGCTCGCCGACGCTGTATCGGCTATTCGGTTTCTTCGCCACTCGCCTGCGCGCCCTCACGCCAAACAACATTGGCCCGTGGACGCAAAACCACAGCGCACCGAAACCCGCCGCTCGCTCACTGCACGACATGGCCCGTGAGCATCTGGCCAAACAGGGAGATCGCCGATGA